A section of the Oryza sativa Japonica Group chromosome 1, ASM3414082v1 genome encodes:
- the LOC4323832 gene encoding dehydration-responsive element-binding protein 1F codes for MDTEDTSSASSSSVSPPSSPGGGHHHRLPPKRRAGRKKFRETRHPVYRGVRARAGGSRWVCEVREPQAQARIWLGTYPTPEMAARAHDVAAIALRGERGAELNFPDSPSTLPRARTASPEDIRLAAAQAAELYRRPPPPLALPEDPQEGTSGGGATATSGRPAAVFVDEDAIFDMPGLIDDMARGMMLTPPAIGRSLDDWAAIDDDDDHYHMDYKLWMD; via the coding sequence ATGGACACCGAGGACACGTCGTCGGCTTCGTCctcgtcggtgtcgccgccgtcgtcgccgggcgGCGGGCACCACCACCGGCTGCCGCCGAAGCGGCGGGCGGGGCGGAAGAAATTCCGGGAGACGCGGCACCCGGTGTACCGCGGcgtgcgcgcgcgggcgggggggAGCAGGTGGGTGTGCGAGGTGCGCGAGCCGCAGGCGCAGGCGCGCATCTGGCTCGGCACCTACCCGacgccggagatggcggcgcgcgcgcacgacgTCGCGGCCATCGCCctccgcggcgagcgcggcgccgaGCTCAACTTCCCGGACTCCCCCTCCacgctcccgcgcgcgcgcacggcgtCGCCCGAGGacatccgcctcgccgccgcgcaggccgccGAGCTgtaccgccgcccgccgccgccgctggcatTGCCGGAGGATCCGCAGGAAggcacgagcggcggcggcgccaccgccacctcgggGCGTCCGGCTGCCGTGTTCGTGGACGAGGACGCCATCTTCGACATGCCGGGGCTGATCGACGACATGGCGAGGGGGATGATGCTGACGCCGCCGGCGATTGGGAGATCTCTCGACGACTGGGCcgccatcgacgacgacgatgaccatTACCACATGGACTACAAGCTATGGATGGACTGA
- the LOC4323834 gene encoding uncharacterized protein: protein MGNAGSSPEQAAGNNKEDAEARRQPPSTVRFYPSADQPKARQPPPIKLEEEDVPPPPVADEEMAPRNLWQVYALGAFIVLRWAWVKWKESKERDDSPDGRSPDGSS from the exons ATGGGCAACGccgggagctcgccggagcAGGCCGCCGGCAATAATAAGGAGGACGCGGAggcccgccgccagccgccgtccACCGTGCGATTCTACCCCAGCGCCGACCAGCCCAAGGCCAGGCAGCCGCCGCCCAtcaagctggaggaggaggacgtgccccctccgcccgtcgccgacgaggagaTGGCCCCCCGCAACCTCTGGCAG GTTTATGCTCTTGGAGCGTTTATTGTGTTGAGATGGGCCTGGGTTAAGTGGAAAGAAAGCAAGGAAAGAGATGATTCGCCTGATGGCCGATCCCCGGACGGGTCTTCTTAG
- the LOC4323835 gene encoding uDP-D-apiose/UDP-D-xylose synthase yields MSSSSSPPAASAAARLDLDGNPIAPLTICMIGAGGFIGSHLCEKLMAETAHVVYAVDVYCDKIRHLVDPAPPHLHGRISFHRLNIKNDSRLEGLIKMADLTINLAAICTPADYNTRPLDTIYSNFIDALPVVKYCSENNKRLIHFSTCEVYGKTIGSFLPTDHPLRKEPEFYVLKEDESPCIFGPIVKQRWSYACAKQLIERLIFAEGAENGLEFTIVRPFNWIGPRMDFIPGVDGPSEGVPRVLACFSNNLLRREPLKLVDGGQSQRTFVYIKDAIEAVHLMIENPARANGQIFNVGNPNNEVTVRQLAEMMTEVYANVSGEPPLDEPMIDVSSKQFYGEGYDDSDKRIPDMTIINKQLGWNPKTPLKDLLETTLTYQHKTYKEAIKRQMSQASASS; encoded by the exons atgtcgtcgtcgtcgtcgccgcccgccgcctccgccgccgcgaggctGGATCTGGACGGCAACCCCATCGCGCCCCTCACCATCTGCAtgatcggcgccggcggcttcaTCGGCTCCCACCTCTGCGAGAAGCTCATGGCCGAGACCGCCCACGTCGTCTACGCCGTCGACGTCTACTGCGACAAGATCCGCCACCTCGTCGACCCCGCCCCTCCCCACCTCCATGGCCGCATCTCCTTCCACCGCCTCAACATCAAGAACGACTCCAGGCTCGAGGGCCTCATCAAGATGGCCGATCtg ACGATCAACCTGGCGGCGATCTGCACGCCGGCCGACTACAACACGCGCCCCCTCGACACCATCTACAGCAACTTCATCGACGCGCTCCCTGTG GTCAAGTACTGCTCTGAGAACAACAAGCGTCTCATCCACTTCTCCACGTGCGAGGTCTACGGCAAGACCATCGGCAGCTTCCTCCCCACCGACCACCCTCTCCGCAAG GAACCTGAATTTTATGTACTGAAAGAAGATGAATCCCCCTGCATTTTTGGTCCAATTGTGAAACAGCGATGGTCTTATGCATGTGCGAAGCAGCTTATTGAGAGGCTTATTTTTG CTGAAGGAGCAGAAAATGGCCTTGAGTTCACAATTGTGAGACCTTTCAATTGGATTGGACCAAGAATGGACTTTATTCCTGGTGTTGATGGTCCTAGTGAGGGTGTTCCTCGGGTTTTGGCATGTTTCAGTAAC AATCTCCTGCGTCGGGAGCCCCTGAAACTTGTTGATGGTGGCCAGTCCCAGAGAACTTTTGTTTACATTAAGGATGCCATTGAAGCTGTTCACTTGATGATT GAAAATCCTGCTCGTGCCAATGGTCAAATCTTCAATGTCGGGAATCCTAACAATGAAGTCACTGTTAGGCAATTGGCTGAAATGATGACAGAG GTCTATGCAAATGTCTCAGGAGAGCCACCACTGGATGAACCTATGATTGACGTGAGTTCGAAGCAGTTCTATGGTGAAGGATATGATGATAGTGATAAGAGGATTCCTGACATGACCATAATCAACAAGCAGCTTG GTTGGAATCCGAAGACCCCTCTCAAGGATTTGCTGGAGACAACATTGACCTACCAGCACAAGACTTACAAAGAAGCTATCAAAAGGCAAATGTCACAGGCTTCAGCGTCGAGTTAG
- the LOC9271097 gene encoding uncharacterized protein isoform X2, with product MPPKHRGSSRGPPPPSGKNMPAIGASEKKTTPNLRRLAVSTINDIVDVSAGIDSTTPKGRRFAVLGELDDDDDDVMDSCVPGLSGLSGPSQEKAAPHNKQAKKKKTWVPPRRKKSFRFSKALNSPADQDDDTEQDYSVPVAIATECNDATMEKNVEEANLLTQELNELGLGEDISTDKFRGYLRQLPQEQDSPVDTSTQLDFNQLDAQNELHELYRVKYYKSLQQVSGTRSKLDHDEMINQYPFDMSKQLEEVLICFENDGTLDSVDDEVLWEVLKCFDYIFVWYFHPEYCKLAALVDYQRLVIKNDGCMYANWDKYHMYFNTYDVEKQYVKYYGELSKKLKWMEDYVLLERPSLKWGRVSNRGLYQAVKIATGFPKITARS from the exons ATGCCGCCCAAGCACCGCGGGTCCAGCCGCGGGCCGCCGCCCCCGAGCGGGAAGAACATGCCGGCCATCGGCGCCTCAGAGAAGAAGACGACTCCAAATCTGCGCCGTTTGGCCGTGTCAACCATCAACGACATCGTCGACGTATCCGCTGGTATTGACTCGACCACTCCAAAAGGTCGTCGTTTCGCGGTGCTAGGTGAacttgatgacgatgatgatgatgtaatggATTCGTGTGTCCCGGGGCTTTCTGGCCTCTCTGGTCCTTCCCAAGAGAAGGCGGCGCCACACAACAAGCaggccaagaagaagaagacatggGTTCCACCTAGGAGGAAAAAAAGCTTCCGTTTTTCTAAGGCCCTCAACAGTCCTGCAGACCAGGATGATGATACCGAACAAGATTACAGCGTTCCAGTTGCAATCGCAACCGAATGCAATGATGCTACCATGGAGAAAAATGTGGAGGAAGCCAACCTTCTCACTCAGGAGCTGAATGAATTGGGTTTGGGAGAAGATATTAGCACTGACAAGTTCCGTGGTTACTTGCGCCAGCTGCCTCAAGAACAAGACTCTCCTGTTGATACTTCTACTCAATTGGATTTCAATCAGCTCGATGCTCAAAATGAACTCCATGAACTGTATCGTGTGAAGTATTACAAG TCGTTACAGCAAGTGTCTGGAACTAGGAGTAAGCTGGACCATGATGAAATGATAAATCAATACCCTTTTGACATGTCTAAGCAGCTGGAGGAGGTCCTTATATGCTTTGAAAATGATGGCACACTTGATTCTGTTGATGATGAGGTCCTCTGGGAGGTTCTTAAGTGCTTTGATTACATATTTGTTTGGTACTTCCACCCTGAGTATTGCAAGCTTGCTGCACTTGTTGACTATCAACGTCTAGTCATTAAAAATGAT ggtTGCATGTATGCCAATTGGGATAAATATCATATGTATTTTAATACATATGATGTTGAAAAACAGTATGTGAAATATTATGGTGAATTATCAAAGAAACTTAAG TGGATGGAAGATTATGTGTTACTTGAGCGGCCATCTCTTAAG TGGGGAAGAGTAAGCAACAGAGGACTTTACCAAGCAGTTAAGATAGCTACTGGATTCCCCAAGATTACTGCCAG gagCTAG
- the LOC9271097 gene encoding uncharacterized protein isoform X1: MPPKHRGSSRGPPPPSGKNMPAIGASEKKTTPNLRRLAVSTINDIVDVSAGIDSTTPKGRRFAVLGELDDDDDDVMDSCVPGLSGLSGPSQEKAAPHNKQAKKKKTWVPPRRKKSFRFSKALNSPADQDDDTEQDYSVPVAIATECNDATMEKNVEEANLLTQELNELGLGEDISTDKFRGYLRQLPQEQDSPVDTSTQLDFNQLDAQNELHELYRVKYYKSLQQVSGTRSKLDHDEMINQYPFDMSKQLEEVLICFENDGTLDSVDDEVLWEVLKCFDYIFVWYFHPEYCKLAALVDYQRLVIKNDGCMYANWDKYHMYFNTYDVEKQYVKYYGELSKKLKWMEDYVLLERPSLKWGRVSNRGLYQAVKIATGFPKITARNLYLA; the protein is encoded by the exons ATGCCGCCCAAGCACCGCGGGTCCAGCCGCGGGCCGCCGCCCCCGAGCGGGAAGAACATGCCGGCCATCGGCGCCTCAGAGAAGAAGACGACTCCAAATCTGCGCCGTTTGGCCGTGTCAACCATCAACGACATCGTCGACGTATCCGCTGGTATTGACTCGACCACTCCAAAAGGTCGTCGTTTCGCGGTGCTAGGTGAacttgatgacgatgatgatgatgtaatggATTCGTGTGTCCCGGGGCTTTCTGGCCTCTCTGGTCCTTCCCAAGAGAAGGCGGCGCCACACAACAAGCaggccaagaagaagaagacatggGTTCCACCTAGGAGGAAAAAAAGCTTCCGTTTTTCTAAGGCCCTCAACAGTCCTGCAGACCAGGATGATGATACCGAACAAGATTACAGCGTTCCAGTTGCAATCGCAACCGAATGCAATGATGCTACCATGGAGAAAAATGTGGAGGAAGCCAACCTTCTCACTCAGGAGCTGAATGAATTGGGTTTGGGAGAAGATATTAGCACTGACAAGTTCCGTGGTTACTTGCGCCAGCTGCCTCAAGAACAAGACTCTCCTGTTGATACTTCTACTCAATTGGATTTCAATCAGCTCGATGCTCAAAATGAACTCCATGAACTGTATCGTGTGAAGTATTACAAG TCGTTACAGCAAGTGTCTGGAACTAGGAGTAAGCTGGACCATGATGAAATGATAAATCAATACCCTTTTGACATGTCTAAGCAGCTGGAGGAGGTCCTTATATGCTTTGAAAATGATGGCACACTTGATTCTGTTGATGATGAGGTCCTCTGGGAGGTTCTTAAGTGCTTTGATTACATATTTGTTTGGTACTTCCACCCTGAGTATTGCAAGCTTGCTGCACTTGTTGACTATCAACGTCTAGTCATTAAAAATGAT ggtTGCATGTATGCCAATTGGGATAAATATCATATGTATTTTAATACATATGATGTTGAAAAACAGTATGTGAAATATTATGGTGAATTATCAAAGAAACTTAAG TGGATGGAAGATTATGTGTTACTTGAGCGGCCATCTCTTAAG TGGGGAAGAGTAAGCAACAGAGGACTTTACCAAGCAGTTAAGATAGCTACTGGATTCCCCAAGATTACTGCCAG GAATTTGTATCTAGCATGA